Proteins co-encoded in one Zygotorulaspora mrakii chromosome 5, complete sequence genomic window:
- the SCD5 gene encoding Scd5p (similar to Saccharomyces cerevisiae SCD5 (YOR329C); ancestral locus Anc_7.66), whose protein sequence is MSFDWLNIPGLAGEDADVSSDQSRNLPLPTVSFDFGPSNVIPDNNISNSANVAGLDTYSASGPEVLNGVKQQTKSEYKITPHPHFNAAGGHDQQLHQTASTTINHAGQLSRPSGQIHEDQHQTHEKSLQWQQSHTKPSNENIQHQYQETPEDLKVPLSLSRSQLTREEARTYLRWYTFITLRTHGKLVRLSDVFKFLSNFNITTFLKETISTIFRTCKNALNIGQFFAVLRLISKALVEGVVPSRKMILHKAPVPQPRPILNSDHESEVYEEVEDEDDKKMGGNQEHKVDFDSFASLLLTGKSERKRIRRKIRNRASKNKRVRFSEHLTFQEAPSQSEHRKEQNQDGEDGDDEDENPESGLDFSLPMDQLLKRLARRKDKNTALVSSLPDEKSETEEEKEVLEEMKDSLSHFKQIQTVDLASVAPAQLPSIMVNADSNGRVLLEGHGVPSQPPLQPLKPTSTGSANYLFRQQYHGSNDNGDNGSGGAANNQYSPSSQPQPQSQSQFSNQPVLQPLKPTATGSANYLVRNHLPLENQDNMNKTTNGALFTSPLSNGVEPLRPTATGSGNHLMKQQSHQQFAGQLNLPGNAQLLSPSQSPDVMVSPQTTGHSGLGINMQAPQARIPLQQQISPQVTPQTQQSGFFHNTGQNPSMLSAPNPASSYFQALLSHSPSPNSSNLNLHHLNNNSNALQSPQNNQPLTSQSRASYNNGYQFYSPVPANAQQQQEQHQQHQQHQQPLSQNYAQNMASPNTGIYGGSMQPAQRPQNGDILGDLQSLQQQVNALQNVYGRR, encoded by the coding sequence ATGTCTTTCGATTGGTTGAATATTCCGGGCCTAGCTGGTGAAGATGCTGATGTGAGCTCCGATCAATCGCGCAATTTACCGCTCCCAACGGtatcatttgattttggtCCTTCAAATGTCATTCCCGACAATAATATTAGTAACTCTGCCAATGTTGCAGGTCTCGATACATATTCAGCATCAGGACCTGAGGTATTGAATGGGGTCAAGCAACAGACTAAAAGTGAATACAAAATTACTCCGCATCCACATTTTAATGCAGCTGGGGGGCATGATCAGCAGCTACATCAAACGGCAAGCACCACAATCAATCATGCTGGCCAACTTTCGCGACCCTCGGGCCAAATTCATGAGGATCAGCATCAAACTCATGAAAAGAGTTTACAATGGCAGCAGTCGCACACGAAACCTTCTAATGAGAATATCCAACATCAATACCAAGAGACACCGGAAGATCTAAAGGTTCCCCTATCATTATCGCGGTCTCAATTGACAAGAGAAGAGGCACGAACTTATTTGAGATGGTATACTTTTATAACATTAAGAACACATGGAAAGCTGGTAAGATTATCCGATGTATTCAAATTCCTTTCAAACTTCAACATTACTACGTTTTTAAAGGaaacaatatcaacaattttcaGGACTTGTAAAAATGCTTTGAATATTGGCCAATTCTTTGCCGTTCTGAGACTCATCTCGAAAGCTTTGGTAGAAGGTGTTGTTCCAAGTAGAAAGATGATACTACATAAAGCGCCAGTACCTCAACCAAGACCCATATTGAACAGCGACCACGAGAGTGAGGTTtatgaagaagttgaagatgaagatgataaaaaaatgggcGGTAATCAAGAACACAAGGTCGACTTTGACTCCTTTGCTTCGTTGTTACTGACCGGTAAGtctgaaagaaaaaggataaGAAGAAAGATCAGAAACAGAGCAagtaaaaacaaaagagtGAGGTTTTCTGAACATTTGACATTTCAGGAAGCGCCATCACAAAGTGAGCATCGGAAAGAGCAGAATCAAGACGGAGAGgatggtgatgatgaggacGAAAATCCAGAAAGCGGTTTAGATTTCTCGTTACCGATGGATCAGCTGTTGAAAAGACTAGCtcgaagaaaagataaaaataCCGCATTAGTTTCATCTCTGCCAGATGAGAAATCAGAGACTgaagaggagaaagaagtgCTGGAAGAAATGAAGGACTCTTTATCGCATTTTaaacaaattcaaactgTTGACCTTGCCTCTGTGGCACCTGCTCAATTGCCATCGATTATGGTAAATGCTGATAGTAATGGCAGGGTACTTCTTGAGGGCCACGGCGTGCCTTCTCAACCTCCTTTGCAACCTTTGAAACCAACATCTACTGGATCTGCAAATTATCTGTTTAGGCAGCAGTATCATGGAAGTAATGATAACGGCGATAATGGTAGCGGTGGTGCAGCAAATAACCAATATTCGCCGTCATCTCAGCCTCAGCCTCAGTCACAAtctcaattttcaaacCAACCAGTGCTGCAGCCTTTGAAACCAACAGCCACTGGTTCTGCGAATTACTTGGTGCGCAACCATTTACCTTTGGAGAATCAGGACAACATGAATAAAACAACGAATGGTGCTCTTTTTACGAGCCCCCTGTCTAACGGTGTGGAACCTCTGAGACCAACTGCTACCGGCTCGGGTAAtcatttgatgaagcaACAATCGCATCAGCAGTTCGCTGGTCAGCTAAATCTACCAGGAAATGCACAGCTCTTAAGTCCGTCACAAAGTCCTGATGTAATGGTTTCACCGCAAACAACGGGCCATTCTGGCCTAGGTATTAATATGCAAGCTCCACAGGCACGTATACCTCTTCAACAGCAAATCTCGCCTCAAGTAACTCCCCAGACTCAGCAGAgtggattttttcataataCAGGGCAGAATCCAAGCATGCTCTCAGCACCAAATCCTGCTAGCAGCTACTTTCAGGCTCTTTTGTCTCACTCACCTTCGCCTAATTCGAGCAACTTGAATCTCCATCATCTGAATAACAATTCCAATGCACTTCAGAGTCCACAAAACAATCAACCTTTGACAAGTCAGTCTCGTGCCTCTTACAATAATGGGTACCAGTTCTACTCACCAGTCCCAGCTAATGCCCAACAGCAACAGGAACAGCATCAACAGCATCAACAGCATCAACAACCACTGAGCCAAAACTATGCACAAAATATGGCATCACCGAACACTGGAATATACGGCGGAAGTATGCAACCAGCCCAGAGACCACAGAACGGTGATATTCTGGGTGATCTACAAAGTTTACAACAACAGGTAAACGCATTACAAAACGTATATGGCAGGCGATGA
- a CDS encoding synaptobrevin family protein (similar to Saccharomyces cerevisiae SNC1 (YAL030W) and SNC2 (YOR327C); ancestral locus Anc_7.67) has product MSSSVPYDPYIPPEEPASQSKAAALKAEIDDTVGIMRDNINKVAERGERLTSIEDKADNLAVSAQGFKRGANRVRKQMWWKDLKMRLCLVLVVIILLVVIIVPIAVHFS; this is encoded by the exons ATGTCTTCTTCAGTGCCATACGATCCGTACATTCCACCTGAGGAGCCAGCTTCTCAGTCGAAGGCTGCTGCTTTAAAAGCT GAGATTGATGATACTGTGGGGATAATGAGAGACAATATCAACAAGGTCGCAGAACGTGGTGAAAGGCTTACTTCAATAGAGGACAAGGCTGATAACTTGGCCGTATCGGCTCAGGGGTTTAAAAGAGGTGCAAATCGAGTAAGAAAGCAAATGTGGTGGAAggatttgaagatgaggtTGTGTCTTGTACTTGTTGTTATTATTCTTCTAGTAGTTATTATTGTTCCAATAGCTGTTCATTTCAGTTGA